The Neofelis nebulosa isolate mNeoNeb1 chromosome 16, mNeoNeb1.pri, whole genome shotgun sequence genome includes a window with the following:
- the IFI35 gene encoding interferon-induced 35 kDa protein — MSVTHDAALHALREEQARLKRRLQRLQQRRREFGDFPHHDQVPFPVPLVPLVFRGHTQQGTEGSKPLVSKLRICYPLPGGSALVTFDDPKVAKRVLQQKEHKIDIDECRLRVQVQSLELPVVTTIQVSTQISRRSVLVSGFPAGLRLSEEELLDKLEIFFGKSRNGGGDVESRKLLQSGVVLSFTKDAVAQHLCQAGQFTVPLGTKSFPLRISPFLSGEIQKAEIVFRPVPQSVLVLNIPDVLDGPELQDILEIHFQKPSRGGGEVEALTVVPPGQRGLAVFTTTSG; from the exons ATGTCAGTGACCCATGATGCC GCTCTCCATGCCCTTCGGGAGGAGCAGGCCAGACTAAAGAGGAGGCTGCAGCGGCTGCAGCAGCGGAGGAGGGAATTCGGGGACTTCCCTCACCACGACCAG gtcCCATTCCCGGTGCCCTTGGTCCCCCTGGTGTTCCGAGGACACACTCAGCAGGGCACAGAAGGGTCCAAGCCTTTGGTTTCCAAACTACGGATCTGCTACCCTCTGCCTGGAGGCTCTGCTCTGGTCACCTTCGACGATCCCAAGG TGGCCAAGAGGGTGCTGCAACAAAAGGAGCACAAGATCGACATCGATGAGTGCCGGCTGCGGGTGCAAGTCCAGTCCTTGGAGCTGCCCGTGGTGACCACCATCCAG GTGTCCACACAGATAAGCAGGAGGAGTGTGCTGGTCAGTGGGTTTCCTGCAGGGCTCAGGCTGAGTGAGGAGGAGCTGCTGGACAAGCTGGAGATCTTCTTTGGCAAGTCCAGGAATGGGGGTGGCGATGTGGAGAGTCGGAAGCTGCTGCAAAGTGGTGTCGTGCTGAGTTTCACTAAGGATGCAG TGGCCCAGCACCTGTGCCAGGCTGGCCAGTTTACAGTGCCACTGGGCACGAAAAGCTTCCCTTTGAGAATCTCTCCCTTCCTAAGTGGGGAGATCCAGAAGGCTGAG ATCGTGTTCCGGCCAGTGCCCCAGTCAGTGCTGGTGCTCAACATTCCTGACGTCCTGGATGGCCCGGAGCTTCAGGACATCCTGGAGATCCACTTCCAGAAGCCCTCCcgtggaggtggggaggtggaggcCCTAACAGTTGTGCCCCCAGGACAGCGGGGCCTGGCGGTCTTCACCACCACGTCAGGCTAA
- the RPL27 gene encoding large ribosomal subunit protein eL27, protein MGKFMKPGKVVLVLAGRYSGRKAVIVKNIDDGTSDRPYSHALVAGIDRYPRKVTAAMGKKKIAKRSKIKSFVKVYNYNHLMPTRYSVDIPLDKTVVNKDVFRDPALKRKARREAKVKFEERYKTGKNKWFFQKLRF, encoded by the exons ATGGGCAAATTCATGAAACCCGGGAAGGTGGTGCTGGTCCTGGCCGGACGCTACTCCGGACGCAAGGCGGTCATCGTGAAG AACATCGATGATGGCACCTCAGACCGTCCCTACAGCCACGCTCTGGTGGCTGGAATTGACCGCTATCCCCGCAAAGTGACAGCTGCCATGGGCAAGAAGAAAATCGCCAAGAGGTCAAAGATCAAGTCTTTTGTGAAAGTTTATAACTACAATCACCTCATGCCCACAAG GTACTCTGTGGATATCCCCTTGGACAAAACTGTTGTCAACAAGGATGTCTTCAGAGACCCTGCTCTTAAACGCAAGGCCCGACGAGAGGCCAAGGTCAAGTTCGAGGAGAG GTACAAGACCGGCAAGAACAAATGGTTCTTCCAGAAGCTGcggttttaa
- the RUNDC1 gene encoding RUN domain-containing protein 1: MCPAHPLLRVSQTARRCHGSEGARLTCGGVSGKMAAVEASAEPVTVVAAVGPKGKDEEEEEEESPPPCEAVRWAPVGAVAEAGPGTAAFSEEAAAEEPGAAPGSPPDSPGRTLRRLRAERRRLDSALLALSSHFAQVQFRLRQVVRGAPAEQQRLLRELEDFAFRGCPHVLGYGGSEDPASDDGDGLPGDRPRLRGENQSEQEKRERLETQREKQKELILQLKTQLDDLETFAYQEGSYDSLPQSVVLERQQVIIDELIKKLDMNLNEDISSLSTEELRQRVDAAVAQIVNPARVKEQLVEQLKTQIRDLEMFINFIQDEVGSPLQADSAHCECKASGKTGSGSTRTDSGRLPPGNSKTKAEDVKKVQETGLHLMRRALAVLQIFAVSQFGCATGQIPQTLWQRSQADRDYSPLLKRLEVSVDRVKQLALRHQPHDHVITSANLQDLSLGGKDELTTAVRKELTVAVRDLLAHGLYASSPGMSLVMAPIACLLPAFSSAPEAMHPWELFVKYYHAKNGRAYVESPARKLSQSFALPVMGGTVVTPKQSLLTAIHMVLTEHDPFKRSADSELKALVCMALNEQRLVSWVNLICKSGSLIEPHYQPWSYMAHTGFESALNLLSRLSSLKFSLPVDLAVRQLKNIKDAF; the protein is encoded by the exons ATGTGCCCCGCCCACCCACTCCTGCGGGTTTCCCAGACAGCTCGCCGTTGCCATGGCAGTGAGGGGGCGCGGCTGACGTGCGGCGGCGTTTCCGGGAAGATGGCGGCTGTCGAAGCGTCTGCGGAGCCGGTAACGGTGGTAGCTGCCGTTGGTCCAAAGGGGAAGGacgaagaggaagaggaagaggagtcGCCGCCACCTTGCGAGGCGGTGCGCTGGGCCCCGGTGGGGGCAGTGGCGGAGGCCGGGCCTGGGACAGCTGCGTTCTCGGAAGAGGCGGCAGCCGAGGAGCCAGGCGCGGCCCCGGGCTCCCCTCCCGACTCTCCCGGCCGGACGCTGCGGCGGCTGcgggctgagcggcggcggctgGACTCGGCGCTGCTTGCGCTGTCCTCGCACTTCGCGCAAGTGCAGTTCCGCCTGCGCCAGGTGGTGCGCGGTGCGCCCGCGGAGCAGCAGCGCCTCCTGCGCGAGCTCGAGGACTTCGCTTTCCGCGGTTGCCCGCACGTCCTGGGTTATGGGGGGTCCGAGGACCCCGCCAGCGACGATGGCGATGGGTTGCCAGGGGACCGGCCACGATTGCGGGGCGAGAACCAG AGTGAGCAGGAGAAACGGGAACGTCTGGAAACCcaaagggagaagcagaaagaactTATACTGCAGCTCAAAACCCAGCTGGATGACCTGGAAACATTTGCCTATCAAGAGGGCAGTTACGACTCCCTGCCACAGTCCGTGGTCTTGGAAAGACAGCAG GTGATCATAGATGAACTAATAAAGAAACTGGACATGAATCTGAATGAGGACATCAGTTCACTGTCCACTGAGGAGCTGCGGCAGCGTGTGGATGCAGCTGTGGCTCAGATTGTCAACCCGGCCCGAGTGAAAGaacagttggttgagcagctgaaGACTCAGATCCGAGACCTCGAGATGTTCATCAACTTCATCCAAG ATGAAGTGGGAAGCCCACTGCAGGCAGACAGTGCACACTGTGAGTGCAAGGCCAGTGGGAAGACAGGAAGTGGCTCCACCAGAACTGACAGCGGCAGACTGCCTCCAGGAAACAGCAAGA caaaggcagAAGACGTAAAGAAGGTTCAGGAGACGGGGCTGCACCTCATGCGGCGTGCACTCGCAGTGCTCCAGATCTTTGCCGTTAGCCAGTTTGGTTGCGCCACGGGCCAGATCCCACAAACCCTGTGGCAGAGAAGCCAGGCTGACAGGGACTACTCCCCCTTACTGAAGAGGCTGGAGGTATCAGTAGACAGAGTGAAGCAGCTCGCCCTGAGGCACCAGCCGCACGACCACGTCATCACCTCCGCCAACCTCCAGGACCTCTCTCTGGGAGGCAAGGACGAGCTGACCACGGCCGTGCGGAAGGAGCTGACAGTGGCTGTAAGGGACCTGCTGGCCCATGGACTCTACGCCTCCTCACCGGGGATGAGCCTTGTCATGGCCCCCATTGCTTGTTTGCTGCCAGCCTTCTCCTCAGCCCCCGAGGCCATGCACCCGTGGGAGCTCTTTGTAAAGTACTACCATGCTAAGAACGGCCGTGCTTATGTGGAATCCCCCGCACGGAAGCTCTCCCAGTCCTTTGCCCTGCCGGTTATGGGAGGCACTGTGGTGACCCCCAAGCAGAGCTTACTGACCGCCATCCACATGGTGTTGACGGAGCACGACCCTTTTAAGCGCAGCGCAGACTCAGAGCTCAAGGCCTTGGTGTGCATGGCACTCAATGAGCAGCGGCTCGTGTCCTGGGTGAACCTGATCTGCAAGTCGGGGTCACTCATCGAGCCCCACTACCAGCCCTGGAGCTACATGGCGCACACAGGCTTTGAGAGCGCCCTCAACCTGCTCAGTCGCCTCAGCAGCCTCAAGTTCAGCCTCCCTGTAGACCTGGCTGTGCGCCAGCTCAAGAACATCAAAGATGCCTTTTGA
- the PTGES3L gene encoding putative protein PTGES3L isoform X1 gives MLSQSLSGVQIPWLCGHIPPSSKAFPDHIRRGSCWGRPQYLKIAVSASDSKRHRVAGAAMARQHARTLWYDRPKYVFMEFCVEDSTDVHVLIEDHRIVFSCKNADGVELYNEIEFYAKVNSKDSQDKRSGRSITCFVRKWKEKVAWPRLTKEDIKPVWLSVDFDNWRDWEGDEEVELAQVEHYAELLKKVSIKRPPPGMDDLDDDSDSADATST, from the exons ATGCTCTCCCAGAGTCTCTCTGGAGTGCAGATCCCTTGGCTGTGTGGCCACATCCCCCCTTCCTCTAAGGCCTTCCCCGACCATATAAGGAGAGGCAGCTGCTGGGGGCGTCCCCAGTATCTAAAGATAGCGGTCTCTGCTTCGGACTCCAAACGCCACCGGGTAGCAGGAGCCGCCATGGCAAG GCAGCATGCCAGGACGCTGTGGTATGACAGGCCCAAATATGTGTTCATGGAGTTTTGTGTTGAGGATAGCACCGATGTCCACGTGCTCATCGAAGACCACCGCATTGTGTTCAG CTGCAAGAATGCGGATGGAGTGGAGTTGTACAATGAGATTGAGTTCTATGCTAAGGTGAACTCCAAG GACTCCCAGGATAAACGCTCCGGTCGTTCCATTACTTGTTTTGTGAGGAAATGGAAGGAGAAGGTGGCCTGGCCTCGACTCACCAAAGAGGATATCAAA CCGGTGTGGTTGTCTGTGGACTTTGATAACTGGAGAGACTGGGAGGGGGATGAAGAGGTGGAGCTGGCTCAGGTGGAACACTATGCAGAG CTTTTGAAGAAGGTCAGCATCAAGAGACCTCCCCCTGGCATGGATGACCTGGAT gaTGATTCTGACAGTGCTGATGCAACAA gcACTTGA
- the PTGES3L gene encoding putative protein PTGES3L isoform X2 has translation MLSQSLSGVQIPWLCGHIPPSSKAFPDHIRRGSCWGRPQYLKIAVSASDSKRHRVAGAAMARQHARTLWYDRPKYVFMEFCVEDSTDVHVLIEDHRIVFSCKNADGVELYNEIEFYAKVNSKDSQDKRSGRSITCFVRKWKEKVAWPRLTKEDIKPVWLSVDFDNWRDWEGDEEVELAQVEHYAELLKKVSIKRPPPGMDDLDDDSDSADATSN, from the exons ATGCTCTCCCAGAGTCTCTCTGGAGTGCAGATCCCTTGGCTGTGTGGCCACATCCCCCCTTCCTCTAAGGCCTTCCCCGACCATATAAGGAGAGGCAGCTGCTGGGGGCGTCCCCAGTATCTAAAGATAGCGGTCTCTGCTTCGGACTCCAAACGCCACCGGGTAGCAGGAGCCGCCATGGCAAG GCAGCATGCCAGGACGCTGTGGTATGACAGGCCCAAATATGTGTTCATGGAGTTTTGTGTTGAGGATAGCACCGATGTCCACGTGCTCATCGAAGACCACCGCATTGTGTTCAG CTGCAAGAATGCGGATGGAGTGGAGTTGTACAATGAGATTGAGTTCTATGCTAAGGTGAACTCCAAG GACTCCCAGGATAAACGCTCCGGTCGTTCCATTACTTGTTTTGTGAGGAAATGGAAGGAGAAGGTGGCCTGGCCTCGACTCACCAAAGAGGATATCAAA CCGGTGTGGTTGTCTGTGGACTTTGATAACTGGAGAGACTGGGAGGGGGATGAAGAGGTGGAGCTGGCTCAGGTGGAACACTATGCAGAG CTTTTGAAGAAGGTCAGCATCAAGAGACCTCCCCCTGGCATGGATGACCTGGAT gaTGATTCTGACAGTGCTGATGCAACAAGTAATTAA
- the PTGES3L gene encoding putative protein PTGES3L isoform X3 → MLSQSLSGVQIPWLCGHIPPSSKAFPDHIRRGSCWGRPQYLKIAVSASDSKRHRVAGAAMASCKNADGVELYNEIEFYAKVNSKDSQDKRSGRSITCFVRKWKEKVAWPRLTKEDIKPVWLSVDFDNWRDWEGDEEVELAQVEHYAELLKKVSIKRPPPGMDDLDDDSDSADATST, encoded by the exons ATGCTCTCCCAGAGTCTCTCTGGAGTGCAGATCCCTTGGCTGTGTGGCCACATCCCCCCTTCCTCTAAGGCCTTCCCCGACCATATAAGGAGAGGCAGCTGCTGGGGGCGTCCCCAGTATCTAAAGATAGCGGTCTCTGCTTCGGACTCCAAACGCCACCGGGTAGCAGGAGCCGCCATGGCAAG CTGCAAGAATGCGGATGGAGTGGAGTTGTACAATGAGATTGAGTTCTATGCTAAGGTGAACTCCAAG GACTCCCAGGATAAACGCTCCGGTCGTTCCATTACTTGTTTTGTGAGGAAATGGAAGGAGAAGGTGGCCTGGCCTCGACTCACCAAAGAGGATATCAAA CCGGTGTGGTTGTCTGTGGACTTTGATAACTGGAGAGACTGGGAGGGGGATGAAGAGGTGGAGCTGGCTCAGGTGGAACACTATGCAGAG CTTTTGAAGAAGGTCAGCATCAAGAGACCTCCCCCTGGCATGGATGACCTGGAT gaTGATTCTGACAGTGCTGATGCAACAA gcACTTGA
- the AARSD1 gene encoding alanyl-tRNA editing protein Aarsd1: MAFRCQRDSYAREFTTTVVSCRPAELQTEGSNGKKEVLSGFQVVLEDTLLFPEGGGQPDDHGTINDISVLRVTRRGAQADHFTQTALAPGTEVQVRVDWERRFDHMQQHSGQHLITAVADNLFGLKTTSWELGRLRSVIELDSPSVTAEQVAAIEQSVNEKIRDRLPVNVRELSLDDPEVEQVRGRGLPDDHAGPVRVVTIESVDSNMCCGTHVSNLSDLQVIKILGTEKGKKNKTNLAFLAGNRVLKWMERSHGTEKALTTLLKCGAEDHVEAVKKLQNSSKLLQKNNLNLLRDLAVHIAHSLRNSPDWGGVVTLHRKEGDSEFMNIIANEIGSEETLLFLTVGDEKGAGLFLLAGPAEAVETLGPRVAEVLEGKGAGKKGRFQGKATKMSRRAEVQALLQDYISTQSAEE, encoded by the exons ATGGCGTTCCGGTGTCAGCGGGACAGCTATGCCCGCGAG TTCACCACCACCGTGGTCTCCTGCCGTCCCGCGGAGCTACAGACCGAAGGAAGCAACGGCAAGAAGGAAGTGCTGAGTGGCTTCCAAGTGGTGCTGGAAGACACGCTGCTTTTCCCCGAGGGCGGGGGACAG CCTGATGACCATGGTACGATCAATGACATCTCTGTGTTGCGAGTGACCCGCCGCGGGGCTCAGGCTGATCATTTCACACAGACAGCCCTGGCCCCGGGGACTGAGGTCCAGGTCCGGGTGGACTGGGAGCGAAGGTTTGACCACATGCAGCAGCATTCAG GGCAGCATCTCATCACAGCAGTTGCTGACAATCTGTTTGGGTTGAAGACCACATCCTG GGAGTTAGGGCGGCTCCGGAGTGTGATTGAGCTGGACAGCCCCTCTGTGACTGCAGAGCAGGTGGCTGCCATTGAGCAGAGCGTTAATGAGAAAATCAGAGACCGCCTGCCTGTGAATGTGCGAGAGCTGAGCCTGGATGACCCTGAGGTGGAGCag GTGAGGGGCCGGGGTTTGCCCGACGATCATGCTGGGCCCGTTCGAGTTGTTACCATCGAGAGCGTTGATTCCAACATGTGCTGTGGGACCCATGTGAGCAATCTCAGTGACCTTCAG GTCATTAAAATTCTGGGCACcgagaaggggaaaaagaacaaaaccaaccTGGCATTTCTGGCTGGGAACCGGGTGCTGAAGTGGATGGAGAGAAGCCACGGAACTGAAAAAGCACTGACCACGCTGCTTAA GTGTGGAGCAGAGGATCACGTGGAAGCAGTGAAGAAGCTACAGAACTCTTCCAAGCTCTTGCAGAAG AACAACCTGAATCTACTCAGAGACCTGGCCGTGCACATTGCCCACAGCCTGCGGAACAGCCCGGACTGGGGAGGTGTGGTCACGTTACATAG GAAGGAGGGGGATTCTGAGTTCATGAATATCATTGCCAATGAGATTGGGTCAGAG GAGACCCTCCTGTTCTTAACTGTGGGTGATGAGAAAGGTGCTGGGCTCTTCTTACTGGCAGGGCCAGCTGAAGCCGTGGAAACCCTGGGCCCCAG GGTGGCTGAGGTCCTGGAAGGCAAAGGAGCCGGGAAGAAAGGCCGCTTCCAGGGCAAGGCCACCAAGATGAGCCGGCGGGCAGAGGTGCAGGCGCTTCTCCAGGACTACATCAGCACTCAGAGTGCTGAGGAGTGA